One window of the Chanodichthys erythropterus isolate Z2021 chromosome 2, ASM2448905v1, whole genome shotgun sequence genome contains the following:
- the LOC137029607 gene encoding 1-phosphatidylinositol phosphodiesterase-like, translated as MGVPVKILCILMLLLHKSSDPEVFNDGKTLNLPANYKIGWMKTLDDEKLISTLTIPGTHESLALHGGLLAKCQAWSLWNQLMAGIRYFDLRVSGKNLKIKHGPIDQKTTFPDALETIREFLSKYKTETVLVRVKPVNPEFSKVPSLVENKIRNAKDIWVKPSVPTIGKVRGKIVFVQKNTFKLGIILFETDEKGDYKVTNVKVKEEKIKKHLEEAADKCRTGSALSLSYSSGTSLGTVLGFRFLPKKLAKQINPWLYDHLEKEFKKNPKPCFGIIAMDFPGFDLIQMVIKFNGLT; from the exons ATGGGAGTTCCTGTGAAAATTCTGTGTATCCTGATGCTGCT ACTGCACAAGAGTAGTGATCCAGAAGTGTTTAATGATGGGAAAACACTCAATCTCCCTGCAAATTACAAAATTGGCTGGATGAAAACTCTGGATGATGAAAAGTTAATTTCTACCCTCACTATTCCTGGTACCCATGAGTCCTTGGCCCTTCATGGAGGACTACTAGCTAAATGTCAGGCATGGTCACTATGGAACCAGTTAATGGCCGGGATACGATACTTCGACTTGAGAGTGTCTGGGAAAAACTTGAAAATTAAGCATGGACCGATTGACCAAAAAACAACTTTCCCCGATGCTCTCGAAACAATTCGAGAATTTTTATCTAAATATAAAACTGAGACCGTGTTGGTCAGAGTGAAGCCTGTTAATCCTGAGTTCAGCAAAGTTCCCAGTTTAGTTGAAAACAAGATCAGAAATGCTAAAGATATCTGGGTTAAGCCGTCAGTTCCGACGATTGGTAAAGTAAGAGGAAAGATTGTTTTTGTTCAGAAAAACACCTTTAAGCTAGGCATTATTTTGTTTGAAACGGACGAAAAAGGAGACTATAAAGTAACTAATGTTAAAGTCAAAGAGGAAAAGATTAAAAAGCATCTGGAAGAAGCTGCCGATAAGTGTAGAACAGGTTCTGCTCTGAGTCTGAGCTACTCGAGTGGCACAAGCTTAGGTACAGTTTTGGGGTTTCGTTTTTTGCCAAAAAAGTTGGCAAAGCAAATCAATCCTTGGTTGTATGATCATCTTGAAAAGGAATTTAAAAAGAATCCCAAACCTTGTTTTGGAATCATAGCCATGGACTTTCCAGGTTTTGACTTGATTCAAATGGTCATCAAATTCAATGGGCTTACCTAA